The nucleotide window agtttCACTAGAGAGTGACGGTAGAAAACAACACGGTCAGTTCCTGCTAAATGATGTGGATGTCACGATCAGCTTACATCAGGAGAAAGATGTAGGTAGACATTTTGGGAAAACAGGCAAACAACCTGAGGTGTccttattttttaattgatcaGTGCTTGTCGGTCGATACTTGATGTTTTCACAAGTttgacatgaaaacaacaccCATCTCCTTATAATTTTTACttagacaaaaaaagaaaagtaaacatGGACGACCTAAAACCACTCGGATTGTTACCTAAAACATAGTGATGAAACCTTCaacataaatgtattatttataaaataggTTGAGTAGAACCAAATGTGTTTCGGCCTACCTTACCAGTATCCAGTAGTGATGATACAGGAGTCAAACTAGGTGCAACCTCTTACTTtacttcaaaacacaaaattaaTGCCAAACGAAAAAGTTATGCTGAATAGTCGAGTTTGAGTGAAAGAGGTATTGAAATTGAGTCACTATCCATGTTTGAGTAAAAGAAGGATTGGCGGCTGTGTCTCCGTAGCTTAAACACTGTTTGGGTCTTCCGTGCGGACACCTTTTTGTTCACTGAGAATCTGTCCAAGTGTCTTTGAGGAGGGCCTGAGGTCACGGTCAGTATCCCGCTGGGTAGCCTCCTTTCCGTGGGTCAGACTCCGCACACAGACGCTCTCCCTGCCGCACCACCGCCTGCAccaccgagtccggagtcctcagCAGCTGTGTCACGTGGTTCTTCAGGGCCAGACCCTCCAGCACACTCTGCCAAGGCCAcgtcacacagacaaacatgtaGAGTCTTCTGCATGTGGTTTTACTACTTTTTAACAGAGGTcaaaacctttgttttttttctctgtccatCTACATCACTTCACATATCATTTGCATGCCACACGTCTTTGGAAAGTTTTTATATCTTTCTAGCAGCCAGTAAATCAACTTACATAGATATTTAAATCAGTTTAATTCTAATTAATTGTGGTGATTCCCTAGGCTTTCCTCTGTAGTAAGATAACTCACCAACTAACACTTAGAACAGACATTCATGTCCCTCACGATGATTTGtaatttttaatctttttcttaTTTGCCGTTGTTTGTTGAGATCTGTTGCTGTGTTCAGTACTCGTCTCAGTACTAGTGATAATAATTCAATTACTGCAAGACTTATAACATGCTAGCATATTAACACTAGCTTGCTAGTCTTGCTTCCATTTATatgttatttataattatttttctcacATTGGATTCAGATCAGAGATGTGattgttttaattgttgtgCATCTTAATGCACAACAAGTGTAATATAATCCCAAATGAGCTGTTTTTGCAAGTAGATTTTCATACTGACATGAGCTAAAATGACTAGTTGCATGTATGTTAGGAAATTAATCCAAAAATACACAGTGAGCTTTGCAAATTCCTGAAATTTGTAACCCAATTAGTTTGTCAAAAGTAACATTCCTCTTAAATCAGTGATGTCTGTGATGTGTGACCCACCTTTTCAAAGCCCTGCTCCACCACTGTCATATTTGGGTTGAGTTGATTGTGGAATCGCGGCTCCGTCACAGCTTTCTTTAGGTCGTAGTTAAAGAACAAGGAGTTCAGGATTACCTGTTTTTTAACCAGAAAATGCAAGACGTCAGATaagtgtgtaattgtgtgtgtatgtgtgaatgaatCTGACTTACTAAGGCAGTAGCTGTGGTGATTTTAGTGCCTCCAGACGCTCCTACAACCATTTTCACTCTGTTGTCTTTGTCGAAGATGATAGTGGGACACATGGAAGACAGCGG belongs to Platichthys flesus chromosome 3, fPlaFle2.1, whole genome shotgun sequence and includes:
- the ggt1a gene encoding gamma-glutamyltransferase 1a isoform X2 produces the protein MTSDYFADGIRSRITDDTTHPDDYYEPDYFVPDNHGTAHLSVIAEDGSAVAATSTINLYFGSKVMSRSTGIIFNDEMDDFSSPYMTNGFGIPPSPNNFIQPGKRPLSSMCPTIIFDKDNRVKMVVGASGGTKITTATALVSQIHSHIHTQLKQVILNSLFFNYDLKKAVTEPRFHNQLNPNMTVVEQGFEKSVLEGLALKNHVTQLLRTPDSVVQAVVRQGERLCAESDPRKGGYPAGY